The genomic region AGCCGGATCTCGCGCCCAACCATCCGATCCGGCGGCCAATAGACCCACAGGACCACGTTGGCCGCCGCAAGGCCGACCAGCAACACTGCCGCCCATCGTCGAGATCCCGACGTCCTAGTCGCCATCATGCACCTGATACGGCGAGACGAACGGCGCGTCCTTTTCCTTGCGCAGCGCGACCACGTACATCATGTTCGCCGGTAATTCGGATCCGGCCAGCAGCTCATGCATCGGCTTCGCCATGCTGGTCGGCTCGCCGGCCCGGCGCGTGATGAAGACCTGCGGCCTGGGCGGGCCGTCGGGGAACACGTCTTTGAGCGCGTAATAGCCCTCCGCCAGCAATTCGTAGCCGTTGGCTTCGATCATCGAGTGGAATAACAGCGGATTGAAATTGAAGAACCCGTGCTCGTACCAGGTCAACGGAGCCATGTGAATGAGCGTCCCGCCGGTTCTCGTCAGCCGATGCAGATTTTCCATCGCTTGTCTCACGTCGAAGACATGCTCCAGCGTTCCTCCGTTGAGGATGGTGCCGAAATGCCCGACCAGATCGGCCGGCACCGGGCGATTGAGGTCCAGCGACAGGCTGGCGCGACCGTTGAGATCGCAGTCCCGATAGTCCCGGATGTTATACCGGTCCCGAAAAAAGGCCCGTACGGAGCCTTCCTTTTCCAACGAGTCGTATCCGTACAGGCGCGCAAACTGTCCGATCTGTTCGGCCGGCTCCCTGATCGTGAGCGAACCGAGGCCGAGCACCGGATTCTGGATGCCACCCAACGCGGCGCAAAGATCAAGAAACTCGGCTTGAGCGAAATCAATCCCCATGATTCATCCTCATCGGACGCTGTACGAGGCCGGAGCCATCTCCACAGAGACATCGAGGTTGACGAGAGAATTCGTATAGGCAAAGCGGTCTCCCGTCACCTCGAACTGCAGGCCGTCGTAAAGCAGATCGTATTGTTTGCCGTCCGACCGCGCGGCGCTGGCGGTCAGAAAATACGTGCCGCCGGCCAACCACATCGACAGGTGAAAGACCACCTGAACCGCATCACCCGCCTTGACAGCCTCCACCGGCACTCCTCGAAGCAGAGTATCAGTCCCATAGAGATCGACCCCGCGCCGGTCACGAATGAGCATCCCGGCGACCAGATCGTCCAGGTCCTCACGCGCGATGATCGTGAAGCGGACCGTGCAGCCGGACCCGGACTCCACGGTCGACGCCGGGCGACCGTCCCGATCGTGGATCGCAAGGTTCGTAATCGCCGCCCGGCCATTGCCGTACCGCATACAGCGGTGACCGGAAGCCCTGACCTGATCCGGTTCCACCCCGCTCTGCGGAGCCGCGTCGCATGGCGGCACGGCTGCATCCGGCTCATCTCCGCCGAACAACATTCGATGGTAGTATTTGGTCACGTACGACGGATCTCCGTCGGCCGCCACCGTTCCGTTCTCGAGCAGGATCGCCCGGTCGCACATCGACGTGATCGCATCGGCGCTGTGGGACACCAAGAGGATGGTTTTTCCGGCTTCGCGAAACGATCGAAACTTGTCGCAGCATTTCTTCTGAAACCGGGCATCTCCCACCGACAACGCCTCATCGACGATCAGGATGTCGGGATCAGCGCTCACGACCGTGCTGAACGTCAGCCGGGCCTGCATGCCGGTCGAATAGGTCTTGAACGGTTGATCGATGACCTCGCCCAATTCGCTGAACGCGATGATGCTCTCGATCCGGGCGTCGATCTCATCGTTGGTGAGACCGAGACAGAGCCCTCCCATGTACACGTTCTCGCGGCCGGTATATTCGGGATGAAAGCCGGTGCCCAGCTCCAGGATCGACGTCACCTTGCCCTGCACCTCGACGTCGCCGCCGGTCCGCTCCAGTGTGCCGGTCAGGATTTTCAGCAGCGTACTTTTTCCCGCGCCGTTGCGTCCCATGACGCCCACCACCTCGCCGTGTCGCAGTTCGAAGCTCACGTCGCGGAGCGCCCAACGCACCTCATGCCTGGGCCGCCTGGTGATCAACTCGCGGATCAGATCGGCAGGCCGCCGGTAGATTTCGAACCGCTTCGAGAGCTGCCGTACCCGAATCGCAGGTGCGCCGGCTTCGACGGTCATAGCACCTCGCCGAACATGAGTTTGAGCTTTCGGAAGACCCGATAGCCGAGAAACAACACGGCCGGACTCAAGAGGAGCAGCAGCAGCCAGGAGACGGGATGAACGAACCGGCCGTAATACAAAGCATCCTGGTAACACCAGACCAGGTGACTGAACGGATTCAGAGACAGCAACGAGGCGAACCCCGGAACCGTTCTTTCGATTGACTCTTCGGAGTAGAGAATGGGTGCCACAAAGACGCCGGCACTCACAAAGACCTGGACGATCTCGCGCAAATCACGGACATAGGCCCCAACGGAAGACAGCACGTAGACCAGGCCGGCCATCACCATCAGCTGAAGCAGAAAGAGCAGCGGGAGCATCGCGGCAAGAAGGGGCACGTGGCGATCGACGGCCGCCATATACAGGAGAAGAACGAACGTCGCGATTCCTTGCGGAAGCCCCGAGGCCAGCACCGATTTGATCGGAAGGATTTCCACGGGAAAGACGACTTGCTTGACCAGTCCCGCTTCATTCACGATCGCTCCGGTACCGCGCGACATAGCATCCGCGACGGTCAACCACGGAATCAAGCCGGCCAGAATGTACGTGACCGCGCTGCCCTGGCCGCCGCCGAACGGCACGCGCGACGGAAAAACGAAGGTGAACAAGAATAGATAGAGCCCCATCAGCAGGATGGGGTGCGCGACGGCCCACAACGTACCCAGCGCCTGTCCGGCATAACGGTCGCGCACTTCCCGCTTCGCCATCTGCCAGACCAGGCGGCGGCGGTCGAAGAGCGTCTCGACTAAGCCGCCGGTGCCTCGCAATTCCCGCCGGACGGTCGGCGAACGCGCCGGGCCAATCGACAATGGCATACTCGTTTGCGTCATCAATCAGCCCCCCGACGGTCGCACGGATGCTGAACCGGCGCGGATGCAATCACCGCCGTTCCGGCTCCCAACCCACATGAACGGGACAGGCCTGCCGATGGCCGCCTCCGTTCGACCGCTTCAATCGATACGCGCGCCCGTTGTCCTTCGGATCGGAATCGTCTGAGGCACTGAAATACAGCTGCGCCCCCCAGATGGAATACCGTCCGTGCCCATGCTTCCGAATGTCATCATGAAGCGACGCCTTGGGTCCGAGTCTGATATC from Nitrospira japonica harbors:
- a CDS encoding methyltransferase domain-containing protein, with translation MGIDFAQAEFLDLCAALGGIQNPVLGLGSLTIREPAEQIGQFARLYGYDSLEKEGSVRAFFRDRYNIRDYRDCDLNGRASLSLDLNRPVPADLVGHFGTILNGGTLEHVFDVRQAMENLHRLTRTGGTLIHMAPLTWYEHGFFNFNPLLFHSMIEANGYELLAEGYYALKDVFPDGPPRPQVFITRRAGEPTSMAKPMHELLAGSELPANMMYVVALRKEKDAPFVSPYQVHDGD
- a CDS encoding ABC transporter ATP-binding protein, which produces MTVEAGAPAIRVRQLSKRFEIYRRPADLIRELITRRPRHEVRWALRDVSFELRHGEVVGVMGRNGAGKSTLLKILTGTLERTGGDVEVQGKVTSILELGTGFHPEYTGRENVYMGGLCLGLTNDEIDARIESIIAFSELGEVIDQPFKTYSTGMQARLTFSTVVSADPDILIVDEALSVGDARFQKKCCDKFRSFREAGKTILLVSHSADAITSMCDRAILLENGTVAADGDPSYVTKYYHRMLFGGDEPDAAVPPCDAAPQSGVEPDQVRASGHRCMRYGNGRAAITNLAIHDRDGRPASTVESGSGCTVRFTIIAREDLDDLVAGMLIRDRRGVDLYGTDTLLRGVPVEAVKAGDAVQVVFHLSMWLAGGTYFLTASAARSDGKQYDLLYDGLQFEVTGDRFAYTNSLVNLDVSVEMAPASYSVR
- a CDS encoding ABC transporter permease, which encodes MPLSIGPARSPTVRRELRGTGGLVETLFDRRRLVWQMAKREVRDRYAGQALGTLWAVAHPILLMGLYLFLFTFVFPSRVPFGGGQGSAVTYILAGLIPWLTVADAMSRGTGAIVNEAGLVKQVVFPVEILPIKSVLASGLPQGIATFVLLLYMAAVDRHVPLLAAMLPLLFLLQLMVMAGLVYVLSSVGAYVRDLREIVQVFVSAGVFVAPILYSEESIERTVPGFASLLSLNPFSHLVWCYQDALYYGRFVHPVSWLLLLLLSPAVLFLGYRVFRKLKLMFGEVL